From the genome of Leptolyngbya iicbica LK, one region includes:
- a CDS encoding 2Fe-2S iron-sulfur cluster-binding protein gives MATTYQVHLINEAEALDTVIEVPENESILDVAEMEYDIDLPYSCRSGACSTCAGQVIEGESLDQEGQMQLDEGQIEEGYVLTCIGKPTSDCTIKTHQEEAVL, from the coding sequence ATGGCAACGACTTATCAAGTTCATCTCATTAATGAAGCAGAAGCACTCGATACGGTTATTGAAGTTCCTGAAAACGAGAGCATTCTCGACGTGGCCGAAATGGAATATGACATCGACTTACCGTATTCTTGCCGTTCTGGAGCCTGCAGCACTTGCGCCGGTCAGGTGATCGAGGGCGAAAGCCTGGATCAGGAAGGGCAAATGCAGCTCGATGAAGGCCAGATCGAAGAAGGCTATGTGCTAACTTGTATTGGCAAACCAACCTCAGACTGCACCATCAAAACTCATCAAGAAGAAGCCGTGCTCTAG
- a CDS encoding arylsulfatase B has translation MRNVKALGFAIAFIVAVVSGMHSWWSPAAIAQTPSRPHIVYIMADDQGWKDVGFHGSDIQTPNLDRLAQTGIRLEKYHAHPWCTPSRAALMTGRYPFRYGFQTLVIPSAGTYGLPTDEWLLPQALKEVGYKTALVGKWHLGHADRQYWPLQRGFDYHYGPILGEIDYFTHSAHGVVDWYRNNELVEEEGYVTTLLGQDAVKLIDEHDPETPLFMYLAFTAPHAPYQAPEEALAQYAHIADPSRRAYAAMISVMDEQIGQVVEALERRGMRDNTLIVFQSDNGGPRSAAVTGEVDTSGGTIPADNGIFREGKGSLYEGGTRVVALANWPGQIEPGSATDQPMHIIDWYPTLASLAGAAPDPTKPLDGLNIWPALAEGTMMERDAVGFDVEPFRAAVHEGDWKLVWKVALPSRVELFNLAQDPGEATNLATQNLRKVAQLKHQIEQMAQEASPSLFLNEALGAAKSVLFTSVVTPEDAEAIDNQP, from the coding sequence ATGCGTAACGTAAAAGCCCTGGGCTTTGCCATCGCCTTCATTGTGGCCGTTGTGTCAGGGATGCATAGCTGGTGGTCGCCAGCCGCGATCGCCCAAACACCTTCTCGCCCCCATATCGTTTACATCATGGCGGACGACCAGGGGTGGAAAGATGTCGGGTTTCATGGCTCAGATATTCAGACCCCGAATCTCGATCGCCTCGCCCAGACGGGCATTCGCCTCGAAAAGTACCACGCTCATCCCTGGTGCACCCCCTCCAGAGCGGCCCTGATGACGGGGCGTTATCCCTTCCGCTATGGATTCCAAACCCTCGTGATTCCCTCGGCGGGTACCTATGGACTGCCGACCGATGAATGGCTGTTGCCCCAGGCGCTCAAAGAGGTCGGCTACAAGACCGCCCTGGTGGGCAAGTGGCACCTGGGCCATGCCGATCGCCAGTATTGGCCTCTGCAACGCGGGTTTGATTATCACTACGGTCCCATTCTGGGCGAAATCGACTACTTTACCCATTCCGCCCACGGCGTCGTGGACTGGTATCGCAACAACGAATTGGTCGAAGAAGAGGGCTATGTCACCACCCTGCTCGGGCAGGATGCGGTCAAGCTGATCGACGAGCACGATCCGGAGACGCCCCTCTTCATGTATCTGGCGTTTACCGCCCCCCATGCCCCCTATCAGGCACCAGAGGAAGCGCTGGCGCAATACGCCCACATCGCCGATCCGAGCCGTCGGGCTTATGCGGCCATGATTTCTGTGATGGATGAACAGATCGGGCAGGTGGTCGAGGCGTTAGAGCGGCGGGGCATGCGCGACAACACGCTGATTGTGTTCCAGAGCGACAATGGCGGTCCTCGTTCGGCGGCGGTGACAGGAGAAGTAGATACCTCCGGCGGCACCATTCCTGCCGATAACGGGATCTTCCGCGAAGGCAAAGGGTCGCTCTACGAAGGGGGGACTCGCGTGGTGGCCCTCGCCAACTGGCCAGGCCAGATCGAACCCGGTTCGGCCACTGACCAGCCCATGCACATTATCGATTGGTATCCGACCCTCGCCAGCCTGGCAGGTGCAGCGCCTGATCCGACGAAACCACTCGATGGGTTGAATATTTGGCCTGCTCTGGCGGAGGGCACAATGATGGAGCGCGATGCCGTCGGCTTTGACGTTGAGCCTTTTCGCGCGGCTGTCCATGAGGGCGATTGGAAACTCGTGTGGAAGGTGGCGTTGCCCTCCCGCGTCGAGCTATTTAACCTGGCGCAAGATCCCGGTGAGGCAACGAACCTGGCGACTCAAAACCTCCGCAAGGTGGCGCAGCTCAAACACCAGATCGAGCAAATGGCCCAGGAGGCGTCACCGTCGCTGTTTTTGAACGAGGCTTTAGGGGCAGCCAAGAGTGTGCTATTTACGTCTGTTGTGACCCCGGAGGACGCTGAGGCGATCGACAATCAGCCTTAG
- the glgP gene encoding alpha-glucan family phosphorylase produces the protein MNPISQLKKKLPSPLRRLADLAYNYWWSWTPDRMSLFSIIEPTVWQNCYHNPVALLEAVSYERLSQVAENPDYLKRLQVLANHFDAYMRERSTWGRRVAPHLTPEEPVAYFCMEYGIHESLYTYCGGLGVLAGDYLKSASDLGVPMVGVGLLYKQGYVCQRLNRSGWQEDFYRDNDFEHMPLELVRDEYGQPVTVKVTVRQRTVRVQVWKARIGRVDLYLLDADRPDNDPIDRKLTGQLYGGNRETRLAQQILLGIGGVQVLHTLEIEPSVYHINEGSSAFALLEVVRLEMEYAGSTFDEAQRWVRDRSVFTTHTPVPDGNNAFSADMMDSFFGHYWPQLELEREEFLNLGARRIGDPWEPFSLSVLALRMTRQANAVSQRHGKVSREMWQILYPDKAEEEVPIGYVTNGAHLSSWTAPLLVDLYSQHLGKNWSQLHMNTTDIWTHVELHLASKEIWQNVNAIPERELWRRHCILKERLIAYARSQVLASRLERKEAKDDIMAVERLLDPNVLTLGFARRFSPYKRGALIFKDLQRAIRIFSNARRPIQIIFAGKARPGDDEGKRIIQRLMEWCRHPALRDRVAFIEDYDLFTAKLMVHGVDVWLNTPRRPTEACGTSGQKAAFNGVINLSIGDGWWCEGHQPGRAGQPSNGWTIGEEVDTSDQEHQDQIDADSLYTLLEREIAPLFYERDRHGIPHKWIAMMKASIRTNAPNFNSDRMVAEYVMRAYLDDLSRPLPLKAGHVA, from the coding sequence ATGAATCCCATCAGTCAACTCAAAAAGAAACTGCCTTCACCGTTACGGCGGCTGGCTGATTTGGCCTACAACTACTGGTGGAGCTGGACGCCCGATCGCATGTCACTGTTCAGCATCATTGAGCCAACGGTGTGGCAAAACTGCTACCACAATCCTGTCGCTTTGTTAGAGGCGGTGTCTTATGAGCGGCTGTCGCAAGTGGCCGAAAATCCCGATTATTTGAAACGGTTACAGGTACTCGCTAATCATTTTGACGCTTACATGCGGGAGCGATCGACCTGGGGCCGCCGCGTGGCACCACACCTCACGCCTGAAGAGCCCGTCGCCTACTTTTGTATGGAATACGGCATTCACGAATCGCTGTATACCTACTGCGGTGGCTTGGGGGTGCTAGCGGGCGATTACCTCAAGTCGGCTTCTGATTTAGGGGTGCCGATGGTCGGCGTGGGCTTGTTGTATAAGCAAGGATACGTTTGCCAGCGGTTAAACCGCAGCGGTTGGCAAGAAGACTTTTATCGCGACAACGACTTTGAGCACATGCCGCTGGAGCTGGTGCGCGATGAATATGGTCAGCCGGTGACGGTCAAGGTGACGGTGCGCCAGCGGACGGTGCGGGTGCAGGTGTGGAAAGCCCGAATTGGTCGGGTGGATTTATATTTGCTGGATGCAGATCGCCCCGACAATGACCCCATTGACCGCAAGTTGACCGGCCAACTCTACGGTGGCAACCGGGAAACCCGGCTGGCGCAGCAGATTTTGCTGGGCATTGGCGGCGTGCAGGTGCTCCACACGTTAGAAATTGAGCCATCGGTTTATCACATCAACGAGGGCAGCTCTGCCTTTGCTCTGTTGGAAGTGGTGCGCCTAGAGATGGAATATGCGGGCAGCACCTTTGATGAAGCGCAAAGGTGGGTGCGCGATCGCTCCGTCTTCACCACCCACACTCCGGTGCCTGATGGCAACAATGCCTTCTCCGCCGACATGATGGATTCGTTTTTTGGTCATTACTGGCCGCAGCTCGAACTGGAGCGCGAAGAGTTTTTGAATTTGGGGGCACGCCGCATTGGCGATCCGTGGGAACCGTTTAGCTTGTCGGTGCTGGCGCTGCGGATGACCCGTCAGGCCAATGCCGTGAGTCAGCGCCATGGCAAAGTGTCGCGTGAAATGTGGCAAATTCTGTATCCCGACAAGGCGGAGGAAGAAGTGCCCATTGGCTATGTGACGAATGGTGCCCACCTCAGCAGTTGGACGGCCCCCCTTTTGGTGGACTTGTACAGTCAGCATTTGGGCAAAAACTGGTCACAGCTACACATGAACACGACGGATATTTGGACCCATGTGGAACTGCATCTCGCCAGCAAAGAAATTTGGCAAAACGTGAACGCGATTCCGGAGCGGGAGTTGTGGCGGCGGCACTGCATTTTGAAGGAGCGTCTGATTGCGTATGCGCGATCGCAGGTGTTGGCCTCCCGGTTAGAGCGGAAGGAAGCCAAGGACGACATCATGGCCGTGGAGCGGCTGCTGGACCCGAATGTGTTGACGTTGGGATTTGCGCGACGCTTTAGTCCCTACAAGCGAGGGGCGTTGATTTTTAAGGATTTGCAGCGGGCGATTCGGATTTTTTCCAACGCGCGGCGACCGATTCAAATTATTTTTGCGGGCAAGGCGCGCCCTGGTGATGACGAGGGCAAACGCATCATTCAGCGGTTGATGGAGTGGTGTCGGCATCCGGCTTTGCGTGATCGCGTCGCCTTTATCGAAGACTACGACCTGTTTACCGCCAAACTGATGGTGCATGGCGTCGATGTGTGGCTGAATACGCCGCGTCGTCCCACGGAAGCCTGTGGCACCAGCGGCCAAAAGGCAGCCTTTAACGGGGTCATCAATCTCAGCATTGGCGATGGTTGGTGGTGTGAGGGGCATCAGCCCGGACGGGCCGGACAGCCGAGCAATGGCTGGACCATTGGCGAAGAAGTGGACACCAGTGACCAAGAACATCAAGACCAAATCGATGCGGACTCGCTGTACACGCTGCTAGAACGGGAGATTGCGCCGCTGTTTTATGAGCGCGATCGCCACGGCATTCCCCACAAATGGATTGCCATGATGAAGGCGTCGATTCGCACAAATGCGCCCAACTTTA
- a CDS encoding EF-hand domain-containing protein, with amino-acid sequence MLSDLQKRKLTKLFSLYDSDYTGVLVKQDFELMFKKLSNLRGWSKRSPRCIVLEDKLMRQWQGLEAKADTHHNDEISLSEWFAYYEDILADASASPEMIGDLIELVFDVFDQDEDGRINQAEWGQLLAVFNESPVYAPLVFPQLDQDQDGFLTKNEMRGLFINFCYSDDPDEVANHMFGPY; translated from the coding sequence ATGCTTTCCGACCTTCAAAAGCGCAAGTTAACCAAGCTGTTTAGCCTATACGACTCAGACTATACGGGCGTTTTAGTCAAACAAGACTTTGAGCTCATGTTCAAAAAGCTCTCTAACCTGCGCGGTTGGTCAAAGCGATCGCCCCGTTGCATCGTGCTCGAAGATAAACTCATGCGCCAGTGGCAGGGACTAGAAGCCAAAGCCGATACCCACCACAATGACGAAATTTCGTTGAGTGAGTGGTTTGCATATTACGAAGACATCCTGGCCGACGCCAGCGCCAGCCCGGAAATGATTGGCGATTTGATTGAGTTAGTGTTTGATGTCTTTGACCAAGACGAAGATGGCCGGATTAATCAAGCCGAATGGGGCCAGTTACTCGCCGTTTTTAACGAATCCCCCGTGTATGCGCCATTGGTATTTCCGCAACTCGACCAAGACCAAGACGGCTTTCTGACCAAAAACGAGATGCGGGGCTTGTTCATTAATTTCTGCTATAGCGACGACCCCGATGAAGTTGCCAACCACATGTTTGGCCCGTACTAA
- the aroF gene encoding 3-deoxy-7-phosphoheptulonate synthase, with amino-acid sequence MQSMQDAKLTAKAHDDHGTVIALNEQVTVGGDELLIVGGPCSVESLDQMEAIATRLGQRTIQALRGGVYKPRTSPYAFQGMGEAGLAILDRVRRRYHLPVITEVMAIHQIEAIAAHADALQVGSRNMQNFDLLKALGKVDKPIVLKRGLAATIQELVMAAEYIAAHGNPNIILCERGIRSFDTYTRNVLDLGAVVALKQITHLPVIVDPSHAAGKRELVPNLARAAIAAGADGLMIECHPVPEESVSDARQALSLEDMAALVESLRPIATAVGRRMPEAIAPQEPALV; translated from the coding sequence ATCCAATCCATGCAAGACGCCAAACTCACCGCTAAAGCCCATGACGACCACGGCACGGTGATCGCCCTAAATGAGCAAGTCACCGTCGGCGGCGATGAACTGCTCATTGTCGGCGGTCCCTGCTCGGTCGAAAGTCTCGATCAGATGGAAGCGATCGCGACTCGACTGGGTCAGCGCACGATCCAGGCGTTGCGCGGCGGCGTTTACAAGCCCCGCACCTCGCCCTACGCCTTCCAAGGGATGGGCGAAGCCGGATTAGCCATTTTGGATCGGGTGCGGCGGCGCTATCACCTGCCCGTGATTACCGAAGTCATGGCGATTCATCAAATTGAGGCGATCGCGGCCCATGCTGATGCCTTACAAGTCGGTAGCCGCAACATGCAGAACTTCGACTTGCTCAAAGCCCTCGGCAAAGTTGACAAGCCCATCGTGCTGAAGCGCGGACTGGCGGCCACCATTCAAGAACTGGTCATGGCGGCTGAGTACATCGCCGCTCACGGTAACCCCAACATCATCCTCTGTGAGCGGGGCATTCGCAGCTTCGATACCTACACCCGCAATGTGTTGGATCTGGGGGCGGTCGTGGCTCTGAAGCAAATCACCCATTTGCCGGTGATTGTTGACCCCAGCCATGCGGCGGGCAAGCGCGAACTGGTGCCCAACTTGGCGCGGGCGGCGATCGCGGCGGGGGCCGACGGTCTCATGATTGAGTGTCACCCCGTGCCCGAAGAGTCCGTGTCGGATGCCCGTCAAGCTCTGTCGTTAGAGGATATGGCCGCTCTGGTCGAGAGCCTGCGACCCATTGCCACTGCCGTGGGGCGGCGGATGCCTGAAGCGATCGCCCCGCAGGAACCCGCCTTAGTCTGA